A genomic segment from Ptychodera flava strain L36383 chromosome 8, AS_Pfla_20210202, whole genome shotgun sequence encodes:
- the LOC139138066 gene encoding ATP-dependent DNA helicase RecQ-like: protein MDLLKKVHTKFNFPYEFKPEQVSIIKNIVDGNHTCGILPTGYGKSDCFVVPQLVLDEMKPELRPHIGLVVSPLRSLMIDQQKRWTDQGIKSGCILKMSEMTSDQIDDITGGKCSVVFTSPESICRDPWRSMLRSDIYKTRLSFLACDEAHCIVEWGDDFRPEYKQVSILRSLITCPVVMLTATATEAMRHKILTNLLLNDSMVKTVAVILIGKKKHPVTL, encoded by the exons ATGGATTTATTGAAGAAAGTTCAcactaaatttaattttccctatGAATTTAAGCCTGAACAAGTGAGTATAATTAAGAATATTGTTGATGGCAATCATACATGTGGGATCCTGCCAACAGGTTACGGAAAAAGTGACTGTTTTGTGGTGCCACAACTGGTATTGGATGAG ATGAAACCAGAACTCAGGCCACACATTGGTTTAGTTGTATCACCATTAAGAAGTCTCATGATAGATCAACAAAAGAGATGGACTGATCAAGGAATCAAATCTGGGTGCATTCTTAAGATGTCAGAGATGACATCAGACCAAATAGATG ACATCACTGGAGGAAAGTGTTCAGTTGTCTTCACATCACCAGAATCAATTTGCAGAGATCCATGGCGATCAATGTTGAGGAGTGACATATACAAGACCAGGCTATCATTTTTAGCTTGTGATGAAGCACACTGCATTGTAGAATG GGGTGACGACTTCAGACCTGAATACAAGCAAGTGTCAATCTTGAGAAGCTTGATTACCTGTCCTGTTGTGATGTTGACTGCCACAGCGACTGAAGCAATGAGACACAAGATTCTTacaaatttattattaaatGATTCAATGGTGAAAACAGTGGCTGTTATTCTGATAGGTAAGAAAAAACATCCTGTAACTCTGTAA
- the LOC139139056 gene encoding uncharacterized protein yields MADGRAGDKCTGDETEVRSHMKDFWTAYSKDATVESMMHDTKASTLTEMESKEIMSMLPNIEGKRILELGAGIGRQTKLFAEKAAHVSAVDFMETFVEKNRQNNSHLENVEFIQADITKLDLPEESYDIVFSNWLMMYLSDDEVLKLFTNTLKWLKEGGFVFFRESCFGKAGDFDHGEDNPTFYRLPSQYNALFHSAFLPCGKDGDESHGFEIIFSKTVQTYVKVKQNRTQICWLLRKKRIAEYHHGYTTFQAFLDNQQYAKKSILQYERMFGEGSISPGGLERAKECIKMLALKPGQKVLDVGCGIGGAAFHMTETYGVEVLGVDLSSNMIEIAMERTVAKTDNPQVQFEVCDVTRRDFHADAFDVIYSSHIIVHVVDKLSLFGSFVKWTKPGGKLLISDYYCGNPDDHSEDFKEYVKQRGYTICTTAKFGKLLSSAGFVNVKVEDRTKQLIEVLRREKKQLQEKKDSFVKDFSVEEYQNILSSWDNKLKWSDAGHLRLGVFYAEKPE; encoded by the exons ATGGCGGATGGACGTGCAGGTGATAAATGCACAG GAGACGAGACTGAGGTCCGCTCTCACATGAAGGACTTCTGGACCGCTTACTCCAAAGATGCCACAGTGGAATCAATGATGCATGACACAAAAGCCTCGACTCTGACTGAAATGGAAAGCAAGGAAATAATGTCAATGTTACCAAACATTGAAGGCAAGAGAATTCTCGAACTGGGAGCAGGTATAGG ACGGCAGACGAAACTATTCGCCGAAAAGGCAGCCCACGTCTCGGCAGTAGACTTCATGGAGACATTCGTCGAAAAAAATAGACAGAACAACAGCCATCTGGAAAATGTCGAGTTCATCCAAGCTGACATCACCAAGCTTGATCTTCCCGAAGAGAG CTATGACATTGTGTTTTCAAACTGGTTGATGATGTATTTGAGTGATGACGAAGTCTTGAAGTTGTTTACAAATACTCTGAAATGGCTCAAGGAAGGCGGTTTCGTGTTTTTCAGAGAATCGTGTTTTGGTAAAGCAG GTGACTTTGACCATGGCGAAGACAATCCAACTTTTTATCGACTTCCAAGTCAGTACAACGCGCTCTTCCACAGTGCGTTCCTGCCCTGTGGAAAGGATGGCGACGAATCACATGGATTCGAAATCATTTTCAGCAAAACTGTGCAGACATACGTCAAG GTGAAGCAAAATCGCACCCAGATCTGCTGGTTGCTACGGAAGAAACGCATCGCTGAATACCATCACGGGTATACCACTTTCCAAGCCTTCCTTGACAACCAACAATACGCCAAAAAGTCAATCCTTCAGTACGAGAGAATGTTTGGCGAAGGAAGCATCAGCCCCGGGGGTTTGGAACGAGCCAAG GAATGTATCAAGATGTTGGCTTTAAAACCAGGGCAGAAAGTTCTCGATGTTGGTTGTGGAATTGGTGGCGCAGCTTTCCATATGACTGAG ACCTACGGTGTAGAAGTATTAGGAGTAGATTTATCAAGTAATATGATTGAAATAGCCATGGAACGGACTGTTGCGAAGACAGACAATCCACAG GTGCAATTTGAAGTATGTGACGTCACCAGACGGGATTTCCATGCGGACGCCTTTGATGTCATCTATAGCTCACATATCATTGTCCATGTAGTGGATAAACTATCACTGTTTGGTTCGTTTGTG AAATGGACCAAGCCCGGCGGGAAACTGTTAATCAGTGACTACTATTGCGGTAATCCAGACGATCATTCTGAAGATTTTAAAGAGTATGTCAAACAGAGAGGGTACACCATATGCACCACGGCCAAGTTTGGCAAG TTACTTTCATCCGCTGGATTCGTTAATGTCAAGGTCGAGGACAGGACGAAACAGCTTATTGAGGTTCTCAGGCGAGAGAAGAAACAGCTGCAAGAAAAGAAAGATAGTTTCGTTAAG GACTTTTCAGTAGAGGAATACCAGAACATACTCAGCAGCTGGGACAATAAACTGAAATGGTCCGACGCTGGACATCTCAGACTTGGTGTATTCTATGCAGAGAAACCAGAGTAG